The following are from one region of the Gammaproteobacteria bacterium genome:
- a CDS encoding ABC transporter ATP-binding protein produces MLELINVNKAYAGGRRVLVDLSYTLNAGEYVAIMGESGVGKSTLLNLIAGLDTPDSGEIRINGVAISSLGDDAATQLRREQFGFVFQAFHVLPHLTLAQNIALPLLLNGASTERVERMLEQVGLQGRSDHFPRQLSGGELQRVAIARALIHRPKLVLADEPTGNLDPDTAHEILQLMRTEIKSNGATGILVTHSHTAAATADRVLNLTKDGLCPAKPGEHV; encoded by the coding sequence ATGCTTGAGTTAATCAATGTCAACAAAGCGTATGCCGGAGGGCGCAGGGTGCTGGTCGATTTGAGTTATACGCTGAATGCTGGTGAGTATGTCGCGATCATGGGCGAATCGGGGGTGGGCAAGTCGACGTTGTTGAATCTGATCGCCGGACTGGATACGCCGGATTCGGGCGAGATTCGCATTAATGGTGTGGCGATTTCATCGCTCGGCGACGATGCCGCGACGCAATTGCGGCGCGAGCAATTCGGCTTTGTTTTTCAGGCGTTTCATGTGCTGCCGCATTTGACGTTGGCACAGAATATTGCACTGCCGTTGCTGTTGAACGGCGCAAGTACGGAACGTGTGGAGCGGATGCTCGAGCAGGTCGGATTGCAGGGACGCAGCGATCATTTTCCGCGCCAATTGTCCGGCGGCGAGTTGCAGCGCGTGGCGATTGCGCGTGCGTTGATTCACCGGCCCAAGCTGGTGCTGGCGGACGAGCCGACCGGCAATCTCGATCCCGATACCGCGCATGAAATCCTGCAATTGATGCGCACCGAAATCAAAAGCAACGGCGCTACCGGCATTCTCGTGACGCATTCGCATACCGCCGCCGCGACAGCGGACCGGGTGCTGAATTTGACCAAGGATGGTTTGTGTCCGGCCAAACCCGGCGAGCACGTATGA
- a CDS encoding peptidylprolyl isomerase, whose product MARASARHILVKTEEQCNNLKAEIANGASFSELAQQHSLCPSGKQGGDLGEFGRGQMVQEFDTVVFSAPVGEVQGPVKTQFGYHLVEVTKRND is encoded by the coding sequence ATGGCCAGAGCCAGCGCACGTCATATTTTGGTTAAAACCGAAGAGCAATGTAACAACCTGAAAGCCGAAATTGCCAATGGCGCCAGTTTCAGCGAATTGGCACAGCAACATTCACTGTGCCCATCCGGCAAGCAAGGCGGTGACTTAGGCGAATTCGGCCGTGGCCAAATGGTGCAAGAATTCGATACCGTCGTGTTCAGCGCACCGGTCGGCGAAGTGCAAGGCCCGGTTAAAACCCAGTTTGGTTATCATTTGGTGGAAGTGACGAAGCGCAACGATTGA
- a CDS encoding type II toxin-antitoxin system VapC family toxin, translating to MSGIKYLLDTNIIIGLYQRNPMVLDLLKSKQVKIGECAYSSITRMELLSYPAITLADIKTIESLLARMTNLSIIIGIENRAIEIRRNQQMKLPDSIISATAQHHQLELLTLDKRLMGKQ from the coding sequence ATGAGTGGCATTAAGTATCTGCTTGACACCAATATTATTATCGGACTGTATCAACGCAATCCGATGGTTCTGGATTTATTAAAGTCCAAGCAAGTTAAAATCGGCGAATGTGCTTATAGCTCGATAACCCGCATGGAGTTACTGAGCTATCCCGCGATAACGCTTGCGGATATTAAAACCATCGAATCTTTACTGGCTCGAATGACGAACTTGTCCATCATTATTGGCATTGAAAACAGAGCAATCGAAATCAGGCGCAATCAACAAATGAAATTACCCGATTCAATCATTTCTGCAACGGCTCAGCACCATCAGCTTGAATTGCTGACACTGGATAAGAGATTAATGGGAAAACAGTAA
- a CDS encoding ATP-binding cassette domain-containing protein, which translates to MTDSPKNTQTRWQSIKKAAQFIAPYRRQVVYSLLALLFTATITLSIGQGIRLMIDQGFATQSKELLSQYVMIFLLLVIALAIGTFTRYYWVTWLGERVIADIRSKVFNHLIHLHPGFFEENRSLEIQSRLTADMTLLQTVIGSSVSFALRNLIMMIGGIVWLFITNAKLTALVTICVPLVVVPILIYGRRVRHLSRQSQDKIAAVGAYVGEVLGQIKTVQAYNHQSIDQRTFYTQVEEAFAVAKQRTLQRSLLITLVILLVMGAVGLMLWVGGIDVIEGRISAGELAAFVFYSVIVGSAVASISEVIGELQRAAGAAERTMELLQAPNLIQSPQNPHLLPNVSGNIAIDQLCFAYSSRPDVLAIDNLTLTVRAGETLALVGPSGAGKSTLFDLLLRFFDSQSGSIKLEGIDIRDLDLFALRRCFALVSQNPALFYGTVGDNLRYARPDASDADVQAAAEAAYAHEFICQLPQGYQTHLGDAGLGLSGGQKQRLAIARAILANAPILLLDEATSALDAQSEYWVQQALQQLMRNRTTLVIAHRLATVQSADRIAVLDHGRLDAIGTHAQLLQSSLLYAQLAALQFRSLVID; encoded by the coding sequence ATGACAGATTCCCCAAAGAACACACAAACCCGCTGGCAGAGCATCAAAAAAGCAGCGCAATTTATCGCGCCGTACCGGCGCCAGGTCGTCTATAGTTTGCTGGCGCTATTATTTACCGCCACGATTACGTTGTCGATCGGGCAAGGTATCCGGTTGATGATCGATCAGGGATTCGCCACGCAATCCAAGGAATTGCTAAGCCAGTATGTGATGATCTTTTTACTGCTGGTGATCGCCTTGGCCATCGGCACGTTTACGCGCTATTACTGGGTTACCTGGCTGGGCGAGCGGGTGATTGCCGATATCCGAAGCAAAGTATTCAACCATCTGATCCATCTGCATCCGGGCTTTTTCGAGGAAAACCGCAGCCTCGAAATCCAGTCGCGCTTGACTGCCGATATGACGTTGCTGCAAACCGTGATCGGCTCATCGGTATCGTTCGCGTTGCGCAATTTGATCATGATGATCGGCGGTATCGTCTGGTTATTTATCACCAACGCCAAGTTGACCGCGCTGGTGACGATTTGCGTGCCGCTGGTGGTAGTGCCGATCTTGATTTATGGCCGCCGCGTGCGGCATTTGTCGCGCCAAAGTCAGGACAAAATTGCCGCGGTCGGCGCCTATGTCGGCGAAGTGCTGGGGCAGATCAAAACCGTGCAGGCCTACAATCACCAATCCATCGATCAACGCACCTTTTACACGCAGGTTGAGGAAGCTTTCGCCGTCGCCAAGCAACGCACGCTGCAACGTTCATTGTTGATCACCCTGGTGATTTTGCTGGTGATGGGGGCTGTCGGATTGATGCTGTGGGTCGGCGGTATCGATGTGATCGAAGGCCGGATCAGCGCAGGCGAGCTAGCGGCGTTTGTTTTCTACAGCGTGATCGTCGGTTCCGCCGTTGCATCGATTTCGGAAGTCATCGGTGAATTGCAGCGCGCCGCAGGCGCCGCCGAGCGCACAATGGAATTGTTGCAAGCGCCGAATCTGATTCAGTCGCCGCAAAATCCCCATCTCCTGCCCAATGTATCGGGAAATATCGCCATCGATCAACTGTGTTTCGCTTACTCTTCCCGTCCCGATGTGCTAGCCATCGACAATCTGACCTTGACGGTCCGGGCAGGCGAAACGCTAGCGCTGGTCGGCCCTTCCGGCGCGGGCAAGTCGACGTTGTTTGATTTGCTGCTGCGCTTTTTTGACAGCCAATCCGGCTCCATTAAGCTGGAAGGCATCGATATCCGGGATCTCGATCTGTTTGCTTTGCGCCGCTGCTTTGCGCTGGTATCGCAAAACCCGGCGCTATTTTACGGCACCGTCGGTGACAATCTGCGCTACGCCCGCCCCGATGCCAGCGATGCGGATGTGCAAGCGGCGGCTGAAGCTGCTTACGCGCATGAGTTTATCTGCCAATTACCGCAAGGCTATCAAACGCATTTGGGAGATGCCGGTTTGGGTTTATCGGGCGGACAAAAACAACGCTTGGCGATTGCCCGGGCGATTCTGGCGAATGCGCCGATTCTGCTGCTGGACGAAGCCACCAGTGCGCTGGACGCGCAAAGCGAGTATTGGGTGCAGCAAGCATTGCAGCAACTGATGCGCAACCGCACCACCTTGGTCATCGCGCACCGCTTGGCTACGGTGCAATCCGCCGACCGGATTGCCGTGCTCGATCATGGACGGCTGGATGCCATCGGAACGCATGCGCAATTGCTGCAATCCAGTCTGCTATACGCACAACTGGCGGCATTGCAATTCCGCTCACTCGTTATTGATTGA
- a CDS encoding phosphorylase, producing MKIIGVVSALKSEASCLVEKQRFPLYQVVEIGERTSLCLSSIGSKAARGAALKLCEQDINALVSFGVAAAVNNELIPGDLVLPEAVMMNGEILPVDLEWRNRLAGIMTKHVTVTVAGGILASCEEPLTSSQEKLALGEATGACAADMETAAIAKVAADAGISFLAIRAIVDPVEFSPPEALMSAVYPDGSVDAMQLIKLVLNGSVSIKTLIHLALGMHVARSALIEVVQKTGLTFASDYMPSYRDLQENQSQSINNE from the coding sequence TTGAAAATTATTGGAGTTGTTTCAGCGCTGAAATCTGAAGCAAGCTGCTTAGTGGAGAAGCAGCGCTTTCCGCTTTATCAGGTAGTCGAGATCGGAGAGAGAACCTCGTTGTGTCTTAGCAGCATCGGAAGCAAGGCGGCACGTGGCGCAGCATTGAAATTGTGTGAACAGGATATCAATGCCCTGGTCAGTTTTGGTGTAGCGGCCGCAGTGAATAACGAGCTGATTCCCGGGGACCTGGTGTTGCCCGAAGCGGTTATGATGAACGGTGAGATCCTGCCGGTGGATTTGGAATGGCGTAACCGGCTGGCAGGTATAATGACAAAACATGTCACTGTCACTGTCGCTGGCGGGATTCTGGCATCTTGCGAAGAACCGCTGACCTCTTCTCAGGAAAAACTTGCACTGGGGGAAGCGACAGGTGCTTGCGCGGCGGATATGGAAACGGCAGCGATAGCAAAAGTGGCAGCCGATGCCGGTATCTCATTTCTCGCGATTCGCGCGATTGTCGATCCGGTCGAGTTTTCTCCGCCGGAAGCATTGATGAGCGCGGTCTATCCGGATGGCAGTGTGGATGCAATGCAGTTGATTAAATTGGTGCTGAACGGGTCCGTATCGATCAAAACACTGATTCATCTTGCGCTTGGCATGCATGTGGCGCGCTCCGCCTTGATCGAGGTCGTGCAAAAAACCGGACTGACTTTTGCCAGTGACTACATGCCTTCTTACCGTGATCTTCAGGAAAATCAGAGCCAGTCAATCAATAACGAGTGA